The following proteins are encoded in a genomic region of Hemibagrus wyckioides isolate EC202008001 linkage group LG29, SWU_Hwy_1.0, whole genome shotgun sequence:
- the LOC131349440 gene encoding uncharacterized protein LOC131349440 isoform X1, translating into METSRVALIALVCVVFSSQKRISGAEVEMRVRAGDDVTLYCDCVSKGGFYPAWFRNCSEEDHPAVKMSNKKLIGGASSRYSSVFNKSTNTHDLLIKNVTESDQGLYYCALHERKVMDDEGGLIQSRDVYHYGNRSTRLTVLEIASPCVTVSVNTSTPCVSEGSVSWSLVLSVCAVCVLLSSLLSSICVYCLCTNTTKARVRADLAGSDKRTTLRREEVGEDEVCYASLDVQKLERKKMKRKKRIQHSDFSTY; encoded by the exons GTGTTGTGTTCTCCAGTCAGAAGAGGATCTCTGGAGCAGAAGTGGAGATGAGAGTCAGAGCAGGAGACGACGTCACTCTCTACTGTGACTGTGTTAGTAAAGGTGGATTTTATCCGGCATGGTTTAGAAACTGCTCAGAAGAAGATCATCCTGCTGTCAAGATGTCGAATAAAAAATTGATTGGTGGTGCATCATCACGTTACTCATCTGTGTTTAATAAATCCACCAACACACACGATCTGCTGATTAAAAACGTCACAGAATCAGATCAGGGCCTGTACTACTGCGCTCTACATGAGAGAAAGGTTATGGATGATGAAGGAGGTTTAATACAAAGTAGAGACGTGTATCACTATGGAAACAGATCAACTCGACTCACTGTACTCG aaATAGCCTCTCCCTGTGTTACTGTTTCTGTAAATACCTCGACCCCGTGTGTATCAGAGGGGAGTGTAAGCTGGAgtctggtgttgagtgtgtgtgctgtgtgtgttctcctctcctcactcctctcCTCCATCTGTGTGTACTGCCTCTGCACAAACACCACTAAAG CAAGAGTCAGAGCTGATCTGGCAGGAAGTGACAAAAGGACGACCCTGAGACGTGAAGAGGTCGGAGAAGATGAGGTTTGTTACGCCTCACTGGACGTCCAGAAGCTCgagaggaagaagatgaagaggaagaagagaattCAGCACTCTGATTTCAGCACATATTGA
- the LOC131349440 gene encoding uncharacterized protein LOC131349440 isoform X2: protein METSRVALIALVCVVFSSQKRISGAEVEMRVRAGDDVTLYCDCVSKGGFYPAWFRNCSEEDHPAVKMSNKKLIGGASSRYSSVFNKSTNTHDLLIKNVTESDQGLYYCALHERKVMDDEGGLIQSRDVYHYGNRSTRLTVLEIASPCVTVSVNTSTPCVSEGSVSWSLVLSVCAVCVLLSSLLSSICVYCLCTNTTKGTHTLALITNTHSALNTGRTSSLLHPGGVSTHLKSQS from the exons GTGTTGTGTTCTCCAGTCAGAAGAGGATCTCTGGAGCAGAAGTGGAGATGAGAGTCAGAGCAGGAGACGACGTCACTCTCTACTGTGACTGTGTTAGTAAAGGTGGATTTTATCCGGCATGGTTTAGAAACTGCTCAGAAGAAGATCATCCTGCTGTCAAGATGTCGAATAAAAAATTGATTGGTGGTGCATCATCACGTTACTCATCTGTGTTTAATAAATCCACCAACACACACGATCTGCTGATTAAAAACGTCACAGAATCAGATCAGGGCCTGTACTACTGCGCTCTACATGAGAGAAAGGTTATGGATGATGAAGGAGGTTTAATACAAAGTAGAGACGTGTATCACTATGGAAACAGATCAACTCGACTCACTGTACTCG aaATAGCCTCTCCCTGTGTTACTGTTTCTGTAAATACCTCGACCCCGTGTGTATCAGAGGGGAGTGTAAGCTGGAgtctggtgttgagtgtgtgtgctgtgtgtgttctcctctcctcactcctctcCTCCATCTGTGTGTACTGCCTCTGCACAAACACCACTAAAGgtactcacacactcgctctcatcACTAACACTCATTCAGCACTGAACACAGGAAGGACGTCTTCTCTTCTCCATCCAGGAGGCGTCTCTACTCACCT CAAGAGTCAGAGCTGA
- the LOC131349439 gene encoding uncharacterized protein LOC131349439 isoform X1: METSRVALIALVCVVFSSQKRISGAEVEMRVSPGDDVTLYCDCVSKGGFYPVWFRNCSHEHQPRLIISYTDFIRSSFPRYSFVFNKSTNTQNLQIKNVTESDQGLYYCALHEINITESKGGLILQRDVYHHGNRSTRLSVLTELCDVCVSEGSVSWSLVLSVCAVCVLLSSLLSSICVYCLCTNTTKARVRADLAGSDKRTTLRREEVGEDEVCYASLDVQKLERKKMKRKKRIQHSDFSTYSEVRTERTERC, translated from the exons ATGGAGACATCAAGAGTCGCTCTCATCGCTCTCGTGT GTGTTGTGTTCTCCAGTCAGAAGAGGATCTCTGGAGCAGAAGTGGAGATGAGAGTCAGTCCAGGAGACGACGTCACTCTCTACTGTGACTGTGTTAGTAAAGGTGGATTTTATCCAGTGTGGTTTAGAAACTGCTCACATGAGCATCAACCTCGTTTAATAATATCGTATACAGATTTTATACGTTCTTCTTTTCCACGTTACTCGTTTGTGTTTAATAAATCCACCAACACACAGAATCTGCAGATTAAAAACGTCACAGAATCAGATCAGGGCCTGTACTACTGCGCTCTACATGAGATAAATATCACGGAGAGTAAAGGTGGATTAATACTCCAGAGAGACGTGTATCACCATGGAAACAGATCAACTCGACTCTCTGTACTCA cAGAactctgtgatgtgtgtgtatcagagggGAGTGTAAGCTGGAgtctggtgttgagtgtgtgtgctgtgtgtgttctcctctcctcactcctctcCTCCATCTGTGTGTACTGCCTCTGCACAAACACCACTAAAG CAAGAGTCAGAGCTGATCTGGCAGGAAGTGACAAAAGGACGACTCTGAGACGTGAAGAGGTCGGAGAAGATGAGGTTTGTTACGCCTCACTGGACGTCCAGAAGCTCgagaggaagaagatgaagaggaagaagagaattCAGCACTCTGATTTCAGCACATACTCAGAGGTCAGAACTGAGAGAACTGAGAGATGCTGA
- the LOC131349439 gene encoding uncharacterized protein LOC131349439 isoform X2, translating to METSRVALIALVCVVFSSQKRISGAEVEMRVSPGDDVTLYCDCVSKGGFYPVWFRNCSHEHQPRLIISYTDFIRSSFPRYSFVFNKSTNTQNLQIKNVTESDQGLYYCALHEINITESKGGLILQRDVYHHGNRSTRLSVLKLCDVCVSEGSVSWSLVLSVCAVCVLLSSLLSSICVYCLCTNTTKARVRADLAGSDKRTTLRREEVGEDEVCYASLDVQKLERKKMKRKKRIQHSDFSTYSEVRTERTERC from the exons ATGGAGACATCAAGAGTCGCTCTCATCGCTCTCGTGT GTGTTGTGTTCTCCAGTCAGAAGAGGATCTCTGGAGCAGAAGTGGAGATGAGAGTCAGTCCAGGAGACGACGTCACTCTCTACTGTGACTGTGTTAGTAAAGGTGGATTTTATCCAGTGTGGTTTAGAAACTGCTCACATGAGCATCAACCTCGTTTAATAATATCGTATACAGATTTTATACGTTCTTCTTTTCCACGTTACTCGTTTGTGTTTAATAAATCCACCAACACACAGAATCTGCAGATTAAAAACGTCACAGAATCAGATCAGGGCCTGTACTACTGCGCTCTACATGAGATAAATATCACGGAGAGTAAAGGTGGATTAATACTCCAGAGAGACGTGTATCACCATGGAAACAGATCAACTCGACTCTCTGTACTCA AactctgtgatgtgtgtgtatcagagggGAGTGTAAGCTGGAgtctggtgttgagtgtgtgtgctgtgtgtgttctcctctcctcactcctctcCTCCATCTGTGTGTACTGCCTCTGCACAAACACCACTAAAG CAAGAGTCAGAGCTGATCTGGCAGGAAGTGACAAAAGGACGACTCTGAGACGTGAAGAGGTCGGAGAAGATGAGGTTTGTTACGCCTCACTGGACGTCCAGAAGCTCgagaggaagaagatgaagaggaagaagagaattCAGCACTCTGATTTCAGCACATACTCAGAGGTCAGAACTGAGAGAACTGAGAGATGCTGA
- the LOC131349439 gene encoding uncharacterized protein LOC131349439 isoform X3 codes for METSRVALIALVCVVFSSQKRISGAEVEMRVSPGDDVTLYCDCVSKGGFYPVWFRNCSHEHQPRLIISYTDFIRSSFPRYSFVFNKSTNTQNLQIKNVTESDQGLYYCALHEINITESKGGLILQRDVYHHGNRSTRLSVLTELCDVCVSEGSVSWSLVLSVCAVCVLLSSLLSSICVYCLCTNTTKGTHTLALITNTHSALNTGRTSSLLHPGGVSTHLKSQS; via the exons ATGGAGACATCAAGAGTCGCTCTCATCGCTCTCGTGT GTGTTGTGTTCTCCAGTCAGAAGAGGATCTCTGGAGCAGAAGTGGAGATGAGAGTCAGTCCAGGAGACGACGTCACTCTCTACTGTGACTGTGTTAGTAAAGGTGGATTTTATCCAGTGTGGTTTAGAAACTGCTCACATGAGCATCAACCTCGTTTAATAATATCGTATACAGATTTTATACGTTCTTCTTTTCCACGTTACTCGTTTGTGTTTAATAAATCCACCAACACACAGAATCTGCAGATTAAAAACGTCACAGAATCAGATCAGGGCCTGTACTACTGCGCTCTACATGAGATAAATATCACGGAGAGTAAAGGTGGATTAATACTCCAGAGAGACGTGTATCACCATGGAAACAGATCAACTCGACTCTCTGTACTCA cAGAactctgtgatgtgtgtgtatcagagggGAGTGTAAGCTGGAgtctggtgttgagtgtgtgtgctgtgtgtgttctcctctcctcactcctctcCTCCATCTGTGTGTACTGCCTCTGCACAAACACCACTAAAGgtactcacacactcgctctcatcACTAACACTCATTCAGCACTGAACACAGGAAGGACGTCTTCTCTTCTCCATCCAGGAGGCGTCTCTACTCACCT CAAGAGTCAGAGCTGA
- the LOC131348857 gene encoding uncharacterized protein LOC131348857: METSRVALITLVCVVFSSQKRISGAEVEMRVSPGDDVTLYCDCVSKGGLNPVWFRNCSHEHQPRLIISYTDFIRSSFPRYSFVFNKSTNTQNLQIKNVTESDQGLYYCALHEINITDSKGGLILQRDVYHHGNRSTRLSVLKPCLCDVCVSEGSVSWSLVLSVCAVCVLLSSLLSSICVYCLCTNTTKGSEQRGELITENDFQVHQCEKSVNGEFCCHTEVFYTLQKPAIKSD; this comes from the exons ATGGAGACATCAAGAGTCGCTCTCATCACTCTCGTGT GTGTTGTGTTCTCCAGTCAGAAGAGGATCTCTGGAGCAGAAGTGGAGATGAGAGTCAGTCCAGGAGACGACGTCACTCTCTACTGTGACTGTGTTAGTAAAGGTGGATTGAATCCGGTGTGGTTTAGAAACTGCTCACATGAGCATCAACCTCGTTTAATAATATCGTATACAGATTTTATACGTTCTTCTTTTCCACGTTACTCGTTTGTGTTTAATAAATCCACCAACACACAGAATCTGCAGATTAAAAACGTCACAGAATCAGATCAGGGCCTGTACTACTGCGCTCTACATGAGATAAATATCACGGACAGTAAAGGTGGATTAATACTCCAGAGAGACGTGTATCACCATGGAAACAGATCAACTCGACTCTCTGTACTCA AACCCTgtctctgtgatgtgtgtgtatcagagggGAGTGTAAGCTGGAgtctggtgttgagtgtgtgtgctgtgtgtgttctcctctcctcactcctctcCTCCATCTGTGTGTACTGCCTCTGCACAAACACCACTAAAG gaTCTGAACAGAGAGGAGAGCTGATCACTGAGAATGACTTTCAG gtacATCAGTGTGAGAAGAGTGTAAACGGGGAGTTTTGTTGTCACACTGAAGTCTTTTACACACTTCAGAAACCAGCAATCAAATCAGACTGA